In Fundulus heteroclitus isolate FHET01 chromosome 16, MU-UCD_Fhet_4.1, whole genome shotgun sequence, a single genomic region encodes these proteins:
- the LOC105925355 gene encoding T cell receptor beta constant 2 isoform X2, which translates to MCLASGFYPDHVTVSWQINGFNESRGVMTDDAAKKKDDGYTITSMLRVPASKWLKKGTNFTCIVHFFNGNETIPYSKSVIGPGNEATREKYLRITQSAKLSYTVLVFKSSIYGLFLVLLMWKLQASSKKQPN; encoded by the exons ATGTGCTTGGCCTCTGGTTTCTACCCAGACCATGTGACGGTTTCCTGGCAGATCAACGGCTTTAATGAAAGCCGTGGCGTGATGACCGACGATGCTGCCAAGAAGAAAGACGATGGCTACACAATCACAAGCATGCTGAGGGTCCCTGCATCGAAGTGGTTAAAGAAAGGCACCAATTTCACCTGCATTGTCCACTTTTTTAATGGGAATGAGACCATTCCCTATTCAAAATCGGTTATAG GACCAGGAAATGAAGCAACAAGAG AGAAATATCTACGAATCACTCAAAGTGCCAAGCTATCCTACACGGTTTTGGTCTTCAAGAGCAGCATCTACGGCCTCTTTTTGGTTCTGCTGATGTGGAAGCTTCAG gcttcatcaaaaaaacagccaaactgA